The Piliocolobus tephrosceles isolate RC106 chromosome 12, ASM277652v3, whole genome shotgun sequence genome includes the window ACTAGGTTctaaaagctctccaggtgattctaatgcaacCAGGGTTAAGAATCACTGTTCCACACCTTCACCACTGATGAAAAATGTTCTATTCAGACTTAGAAATTCAAATTCTAGAAATGTTTCCTAGGGGAACCTTTGCACAAATTGACGTGTGTACAGTGGAGGCCTATGCTTTTGGCAGACAGAAAATACTGCCAAGGAAGTTGAGAACTCTGgcatcaaaaccaaaaaaatgatacatttggGACTTGTATTCAAAACTACTATTTACTCTTGCCTGCCTGCCATGTGTGTGACACACTTGttcaaaaatagaatttatataAGTTTACAAACTTTAGTTGAAGGTATTAGCTAGAGCTTTTAATAAATTATGTGATACCTGAACATGGGAATCTTTTGAGTAACATGAATAGATTTCCATCAGCTAAAAAAATCAGTAGATAGTAATTCTGTCAGTGTTAGGAATATGCAGAAGGGCAACTCAACCATTAGACGCAGATTCTTTTTAAAgacggatggatgaatggatatttATAGAAGTGGTCACAGCAATTTTTTTAACAGGCGGAACTTTTTTCCAAACACACTCTTACACATAATCCCAAAGCTAAGTTGCTTTGATTGAGAGTAGTGGGAAGCACATAGATCCAACCCACTCAGCCTCCCCTGAGCCTCTGTAGTGCCTTTTGAAGCATTTCTGGGAATCCCAAGACTCCAGGAAAGGCAGATTGAAAACCATGGACCTGGAGTAGAGTATTCCAATCACATGCTAGAAATAGGTTATAGGTGTGCTGAAGATACTGCTTCCTCAGTGCTCACAGTAGTTGCAGGTGGGAATGGGGCAGCTGGAGTCCTTGAGGCTGATGCCTTTAAGGGGGAACAGATGTGTCTGTTTATCCCATACAAATactctttttctgtgtgtgttagGACATGACGAAGATGGAAAAGCACTGATCTTGAGtacaaaaatattgaatatatagCCACGGCTATAAAGTGATGATCCTGGTGTCCTTGTATAACTCACAAACTGGTTCTAAAGGCGGTTATAGTGATGGATATggtaattatcctgatttgatcctTATACAATGTACACATGCATTGGAACATCATACGGTACccaaaaatatacacaattataatGTGTtaatcataaatataaaattaatagaaacTGGTTCTGAAGGCAATTTCAATGTTTTGAACAATTGCAGCATAAGTGTATGGCTTTCCAGAAGGCTATTATAAAAGTATTcatgtaggccgggcacggtggctcacttctgtaattccagcactttgggaggctttggtgggtggatcacttaaggtcaggagtttgagaccagcctgaccaacatggcaaaaccccgttatctactaaaaatacaaaaattagctgggcgtggtggtgggcatctgtaatcccaactactctgaaggccgaggcaggagaatcacttgaacccaggaggcggaggttgcagtgagccggaatcatgccattgcactccagcctgggccacagagcaagattctatctcaaaaaaaaaaaaaaaaaagtatttgatgtTTGTTAAGAAGTGCAATTTAACTCATATCACATTATCATATTTTGTAGAATCAAGATGGTTCTGATAAAAGATTAATTCCTGGTATCCTTAAACCACAATAGCACAGCTACACATAAAAGCTACATAATAAAGCATGGGCCTAGTGAAGCACACTTTCTCCAGTTCAATTTcccattaaaatgacattttgttGTCAACAAGGAGAGGGAATAGCACTCTTTCCTAATTCAAAGCAGAGCACCTGGAAACACATTATTGCTTTCTGCATTACTCTTCTTTCCTGTTCATTGCTAACATACTAGGCATTTTGTTTGTTCCTAACATTTTAGAGCTTTCCACAAAGGACCTAACTGGGCCTTGGGGAGTAGCCAGTCTCTCCCTCCTGCATGGAATATTAACATCttctggagaagaaaaatatttctatccAAGTCTttcatattttgctttattttgggtATCACAACTTGAGAACAGCCCAGTTTTGTTTGCTAAATGAGTTGTtcaacatataaaacaaatagcTGTTCCAGTTTGCAAGTTTCTGGAGTTCTCCTCTCCTTCAGGGAAATCCTAGCAACTACCATTGAGAGGGACATGGCACCTTTAGGAGAGAGGTGGCCAGAGCTCCTTTCAGAAGAGCTGCTGACACGAGACAGCACATTGTCGAGCTGAAAGCAGGTGTCCAGAGATAAGCTAAAATCTTAAAGCAAAATTTGCATTGTGCTCTTGAAGACTTTTATCAACTCACAATTAATTATGATACTTCTCTGAAGCTGATTTTATAAAATGACCAACTCTTTAAactgaagaaatagaaacacaatTATATTATGTTCATAAAACTGTAACTGGAAAGCATTTGTGCTTGTCTCATTAATAAGCCCCATTTTGTTTTGAGCTGTAGTTGTGTGTACATATCACTTGCTAGTCTAGTCACTATGGCTGTTGCCTGAGTGTTGGTCCATAACAGAGTTCAGGGTCTGAACTCTGTAACAGAATGTCAGCACAGCTAAACTTTTCATTCCTGTTTTAAATCTAGTTCCCAAGGTATAAAGTGATACAACTTTTCTAGCTGTCAGTTGGTGATAATTGCAAGGGCCTCCAGATCCCGTGGGAAGGACAGCAATGAGGAGGCATAAACAAAATAGGCAAAGTGACACAGACGTATATATACTCCATTCTCCTCCACCCACTAAGTAATGGGTTCCATCTTCACATACCTACAATTAACCCAATGGAATATAAAGGTGCAATTCAATTGTCACATCCATAATATGTAGTATTACGTAACCTTTAAAATGTTGTtataaaaacaacaatgagatgATTTTGTCTATGAGAGTAGCAAAACttaaaaacagtgataccaagtgttggcaagtaTATGAAGGAACAGACATTCATGCTCCAAGAGATGAGGCTGGTGAGATTCATTCTGAAGGTCAACTAGgcaatatacataaatatttgtaaatatccaTGACAACAAGAAAAGCAGCCTGACATCTAAGAGTAGCCTGGTCTGCTACTCTATGAATGTCATGTATCAAGACAAAAGCAAGACTACTCTAATCATGTACTAACACAGAAAATCACTGTCCCaattataaaaatgatgaaaccccccccccccccccaccattcTGGCTAATATTAGTGACTGCTGCTTCTTTACCAATCACAACTTTGGTCTTCCTCACCTATAGagtaagatttatttaaatacaaaatcaTAGAATTACTCATGCTTCCAAAATCCTGTAAGTGTTTATCACCAGGCAACGGATTAAATAACATGTGATACAAccatataaaagaatatatgcaGCTGCTAAAAAGGCATGTTGCATGAAAACTACACAATGTTGCTTAGAGCAATAAAGGAGACTTAAATAAGTGGAGAGAGATTTTATTCATGGGTCAGATGATTCAATATTGTTAGATGTcattccaaagaaatgaaagcccATGTTCATAAAAACACTTGTACACAAATGCTCATAGCTGCTTTACTTATACTGGCCAAACTCtgaacagcccaaatgtccatcaacaggtgaatggataaataaactgtagtaAAGCCATATGGTGGAATACTACTTGgtaataaaaagcaatgaaatagtGAGACACAtgatatggatgaatctcaaataattgcactaagtgaaataagccagatccTCTCCCGACCAAAGAGTGCATGCTGTATGAATCCATTTATACACaattacagaaaatgaaagcaattcTATTTTGTCAGAAAGTGACCCATGGTTGCCTGGGTTAGGGgcacagggagagagaggagggagggattacAAAGGGGCATGAAGAAGTTTTGGgggaggctgggcatagtggctcacgcctgtaatcctgacactcagggagaccaaggcgggtggatcacttgagaccaggagttcaagaccagcctggccaacatagtgaaaccctgcctctactaaacacacacacacacacacacacacacgcacacacaattagccggatatggtggcatgcacctgtagtcccagctgctcaggaggctaaggtacgagaatcacctgaacctgggaggcagaggttgagtggGCCgaaactgcaccactgtactccagcctcggtgacagagcaagactctgtctcaaaaaaaaaaaaaaaaaagtagctttgGTGGGTGATGAATAGGTTTACAATTTTGATTGTGGTTATggttttatgtgtatatacattccAAGACTGATCACACTGTATACTTTCAACATGCAGCTTAATGTATGGCAATTATATTTCCGTCAAGTTATTAGATTAAAAAGCATGTGACAGATCTATATAACACTAAATTGAAAAGATAACTGTTAAGAGGAAAAGGCAAATCTTAACACTGTATTcctatttttacaaaagaatgtGTATATTGTATGAGAATATGCAATAAAGGATTACAACACTATATACCAACCGttaacatagaaaaatattaagtgaTTCAAAAATATGTTGTAGAGGCATATTTATTGACATGCAAAGATGTTTACAGTATACAACTGGGGGGAAGCAAGTTACAAACATTTACAGTATGATCTTGTTTTAGTTTCTTAACTGGCAGAAAATCTCAAAACATATAACTCCATATTTTCACACATAGAAACTTTCACATCAGCTAAGACCAGGGATTATAACTCCAACCATGAGTCTTAGAGAACTCAGCCATAGCCTAAATGTCCTGGGAATGCTTTCTGGTCCATACCAACTTCCAAGAATCACTATCTTGTAGGTTGACACAGCAACCTCTTCTAGCTTTCCTGTTTTGTGTTGTTGAGGCTGCAATTCTGGGTCTAAATTTTTCTAATTAAGTTTATCTTGTAGTGTTAGCTGGTACAAATGCAGAAATGCCCAGGCTTGCCTACTAGTAAAAGATAAAGCCCCTTGGCCTTTCATATGACACACAGGAGAATAAATCATaaatggtaaaaaagaaaaaaaaattaaggtatgATTTCGCAAGGAGGAAAAAAGCAATTACCTTTTAAATTCAGGGTATAAAATGATTTCAGctctttgggaaagaaaaaatacaaatggatagaaaaagatacaaaGGACACCTAACAAGTTTCCCTTGCTGATGACTCCAAATCTACATCTTACTCATTGAACAAAGTTTTGGGCTCCTACTATTTTCGACACTGCCAGATAAAATCCATCTATTCACTTCAGAATTTTCTCCTGACCTCCAGCCAGATGTAGCCAAATGTCTAATAGACACATGAATTTGAAGGAAGTTAAGAATTATAACACCTGGCATACACATGATCTATTGCAAAATTAAACCATTAAAACCAGTCTCTGAGCTTTGAAGGCCCCCCACCTCAAAATGCCCTTCAGGGGGACTGTAAAGCAGTGTGGTAAGATAGGTTCTGGTGTCAGACAAAACAGCTACGCCACCTGCCTGCTGTGGGAATCTAGGAAAAGGTATTTAACCTCTCTAATTCTCATTGGAGGGTACCTAGAATAATGagttctaataaaaatacaagtaacAGCTCACAAGTTCACtatgagaagaggaaaaaaacttgtaaaatatGGTGCCAACACAGTGTTTGACATAGAATAGGCACTCACAAAATGTTTCCTGCCTTCTCTTTTGTGAGATaacttttatgtaaatgaaacagCCTAACAATTTAAGAGTTATGAATGTagtagcaaaattaaaattgaacaaataatacattttgtcTGAGATTCTGAGTCATTTCTGTGTTGCGGAATGAGTATCTGATACAgctggaagaggagaaaaatagtaGTTTATCTTACATTAAATATCCTATAGCAACCCCTGCCTCCTTTATGTAGAGTGCACACATTCGGCCATgagtgtgcacgtgcacacacacacacacacacacacacacacactctctctctctctctctaggtaCTGTTATCTTAGTGTATGTGTATGCCTTACTTCTGTAACTAGATTACAAACtcaaggatattttcttttttgccattttAAGCCACAGATGTATCTAAGCAGATACTGATGAAAAAGTTAGCTTACTTAAAACAAACTGGTTCGCTATCttaagtaaaatgttaaaaatatgccAATCTAGACAagataaaaatcaaacattttcagCCCAAGGTATAATATTCATTTGATACCCCCAAAATAGTCTAGCTCAAACCTAGAGCCTGTCACAGGTGACTTTGTGTTAAAGATGCAGTGTATAATGTGTACACTGTAATGTACAGTCTGCTAGAGTTTGGAGATGGCTCAAAACATTCTATCTCTGGCTCATTTTACATTGTTTCAATAATCCCTTTAACTTCCCTGAAAATGGCCATGAGTGTACTATAACTCAAGTGATCAACAACTACAATTGAGCCTTTTCTGATATGCTCCTTTATGTTAATAAATATGGCCACACCACTAACAAGATTGGCTTTTGCCTCTTTCTGGTTAAAGATGAGTTTTAATGCTGCCAATGCCTTCATATTGATCATGTCTCTGGCTGCAGTTGGATTTTCAGACATATTTAAAAGTAGTTTCAAAACAAGATTTCTGGTTTTGCAATTTCCTGAGGACAGCAAATGGAAAAGCTCTGAAAAGTAATTGGCAACAATGTAGTGATGGACAAAATCAGTAGTCAGTTGTCCTAGTATCTTTAATCCAGATTGCTGTCCTGGTGAGTTCAAAGGAAATGACACGGTTTCTTTACACATATGCTTAACATGTAATTCAATTTTGCGTTGTCTTTCATCACCAGAAGGAGGATTCAGAGTAATTAcagtcttttttctcatttcaggGGAAGGAAAACTGAGCAAGCTTTCAATAAGTGTCACTACACCCACTTCGTTAATAAACTCTTGGGCAAACGGGTGAACATTATGGACACCCATTGCAATCCGTGCTATTTTATGAATAAGAGGATCAGTAGTTGACTTAAGTAAGCTAACAAGTTTTTCAAATTCCTCAGAATCCATATAGCATTCCATTTTGCAAGGACAAGCAAATGGCTTAATCCCATTTACCTCCCTGATCCTGATTTGACGTCTAATCTCATCTATGGTCTGGATGCAGGGGTCAGAATCAAAACGACACTCAGGGATAGGCTGTGAGCATGAGCGAGTGTTCCTAGAAGGGCGGCAAGCTGTTGCCCCAGGCAAAGAACAGGCATTTTCTTCAGCTGAAGCCAGAACAATATATGAAGGAGGGCTTGCCTCAGATGGTGCCTGGGATCTAAATCCTAACACTGCTGGAGTTACAGCAGGGGCGTTGGGC containing:
- the BHLHB9 gene encoding protein BHLHb9, with amino-acid sequence MTGTKNKTRAQAKTEKKPVTQAKAGAEREATGVVRPVAKTRAKAKAKTGSKTDAVAEMKAVSKNKVVAEVKEGALSEPKTLGRAMGDFSPKAGNESTSSTCKNEAGIDAWFWAGEEATINSWFWNGEEAGNSSSTKNDKPEIGAQVCAEELEPAAGADCKPRSGAEEEEEENVIGNWFWEGDDTSFDPNPKPVSRIVKPQPVYEINEKNRPKDWSEVTIWPNAPAVTPAVLGFRSQAPSEASPPSYIVLASAEENACSLPGATACRPSRNTRSCSQPIPECRFDSDPCIQTIDEIRRQIRIREVNGIKPFACPCKMECYMDSEEFEKLVSLLKSTTDPLIHKIARIAMGVHNVHPFAQEFINEVGVVTLIESLLSFPSPEMRKKTVITLNPPSGDERQRKIELHVKHMCKETVSFPLNSPGQQSGLKILGQLTTDFVHHYIVANYFSELFHLLSSGNCKTRNLVLKLLLNMSENPTAARDMINMKALAALKLIFNQKEAKANLVSGVAIFINIKEHIRKGSIVVVDHLSYSTLMAIFREVKGIIETM